A part of Halobaculum sp. MBLA0143 genomic DNA contains:
- a CDS encoding nucleoside recognition protein, with amino-acid sequence MLPRAGERVVRISVLISVGVFLANLAVSFGAVERIAGVSRFLTGPANLPDEVGTAILTTAASTTAGYGMLADFRESGRLSDRATLVAVTINTFFGFTQHIFTFYAPVIVPILGRETGLLYVGTRGAIALGITLTGVVAGAVLLTDRDVDETVTVETDATETAADGGSEGGPRAAVAEAWSSTAGKLRSIVPRLAAVYLLVSVLAAAEAFRSLSAAAGPLAEVAGLPAAAVPVIVVFAFDTTAGAATVAPLIGGTLTVDQAVVTMLLGGIVTFAVSTFKRSIPFQYGIWGASFGSKVIVVNTVLKVVFISGAVVWFLI; translated from the coding sequence GTGCTGCCGCGGGCTGGCGAACGGGTCGTCCGGATCTCCGTCCTGATCTCCGTCGGGGTGTTCCTGGCCAACCTCGCCGTCTCCTTCGGCGCGGTCGAACGGATCGCCGGCGTGTCGCGGTTCCTCACCGGTCCCGCGAACCTCCCGGACGAGGTAGGGACGGCGATCCTGACCACGGCGGCGTCGACGACGGCCGGCTACGGTATGCTGGCGGACTTCCGGGAGTCCGGCCGGCTGTCCGACCGCGCGACGCTCGTGGCCGTGACGATCAACACGTTCTTCGGGTTCACACAGCACATTTTCACCTTCTACGCACCGGTGATTGTCCCGATCCTCGGTCGGGAGACCGGACTCCTGTACGTCGGCACCCGCGGCGCGATCGCGCTGGGGATCACCCTCACGGGCGTCGTCGCCGGCGCGGTGCTCCTGACCGACCGGGACGTAGACGAGACGGTGACGGTAGAGACGGACGCGACCGAGACCGCGGCAGACGGGGGCAGCGAGGGGGGACCGCGGGCGGCCGTCGCGGAGGCGTGGTCGTCGACGGCCGGGAAGCTCCGCAGCATCGTCCCACGGCTAGCGGCCGTCTACCTCCTCGTGTCCGTGCTCGCGGCCGCGGAGGCGTTCCGGTCGCTGTCGGCCGCCGCCGGGCCGTTGGCGGAGGTCGCCGGACTCCCGGCCGCGGCCGTCCCCGTGATCGTCGTGTTCGCGTTCGACACCACCGCCGGCGCCGCGACGGTCGCCCCGCTGATCGGCGGGACGCTGACGGTCGACCAGGCCGTCGTGACGATGTTGCTCGGCGGGATCGTCACGTTCGCCGTGTCGACGTTCAAGCGGTCGATCCCGTTCCAGTACGGGATCTGGGGGGCGTCGTTCGGCTCGAAGGTGATCGTCGTGAACACCGTGCTGAAGGTGGTGTTCATCTCCGGGGCTGTGGTCTGGTTCTTGATCTGA
- a CDS encoding AbrB/MazE/SpoVT family DNA-binding domain-containing protein: MTTDVSVEETKVNDSGMVTLPADVRRRLDIGAGDKLRWTVDDEGTLEVEVVHERYGAFEDAQTASLGDDSLDSYDRAGYEPPSGEEE, translated from the coding sequence GTGACAACCGACGTATCCGTCGAGGAGACGAAGGTAAACGACAGTGGAATGGTGACGCTTCCCGCCGACGTTCGCCGTCGTCTCGACATCGGAGCCGGGGACAAACTACGGTGGACAGTGGACGACGAGGGAACGTTGGAGGTCGAAGTCGTCCACGAGCGGTACGGTGCGTTCGAGGACGCACAAACTGCGTCACTCGGTGACGACTCACTAGATTCGTACGACCGTGCCGGCTACGAACCCCCCTCTGGGGAGGAGGAGTGA
- a CDS encoding type II toxin-antitoxin system VapC family toxin — MPAALVDSNVLIDFRNEDSRRHDSARRTVAGIDSGDLPTGRVVDYVVLETLNLLHTRHRPDLAVNTRRQLSESAGFEIVHTTQSDFTRAVDIHEKYEQLSFGDAAIAAHGQRSGSEYLYSFDDDFDQIDWVTRLSSARDPFET, encoded by the coding sequence ATGCCGGCCGCGCTCGTCGACAGTAACGTCCTGATCGACTTCAGGAACGAGGATAGCCGTCGACACGACTCGGCGCGTCGGACCGTCGCTGGGATCGACTCCGGAGACCTCCCAACGGGACGAGTTGTCGACTACGTCGTCTTAGAGACACTGAATCTCCTCCATACGCGACATCGACCCGACCTCGCCGTCAACACGAGGAGACAGCTGTCCGAGTCTGCGGGGTTCGAGATCGTCCACACGACACAGAGCGACTTCACCAGGGCTGTGGACATCCACGAGAAGTACGAACAGCTGTCGTTCGGCGACGCCGCCATCGCGGCTCACGGGCAACGGAGCGGTTCCGAGTACCTGTACTCGTTCGACGACGACTTCGATCAGATCGACTGGGTGACGAGGCTGTCGTCCGCGCGCGACCCGTTCGAAACGTAG
- a CDS encoding alpha/beta fold hydrolase: MYELQTVVEEDVVGLLDAVDVETAHVVGHDWGAQVGWTAAATPPERVSSLTALTAGVLGNSGFASATQRRAPWHLDYFQFEAAEHELRADDWALFRDWCAGGDDVDRYVDRLSEPGALTAALGWYRANAKPVPPADAPPAPPDVTCPVMGVLAEDDAYLLEPQLRNSTETIDLTEGSWRYETVADASHWLTVDEPRATTRLLVDFLTDRHDGDSPGRASPTW, translated from the coding sequence GTGTACGAACTCCAGACGGTCGTCGAGGAGGACGTGGTCGGACTGCTGGACGCGGTCGACGTCGAGACGGCTCACGTCGTCGGTCACGACTGGGGCGCACAGGTCGGGTGGACCGCGGCGGCGACACCGCCGGAGCGTGTCTCGTCGTTGACGGCACTCACGGCCGGGGTGTTGGGCAACTCCGGGTTCGCGTCGGCGACACAGCGCCGGGCGCCGTGGCACCTCGACTACTTCCAGTTCGAGGCCGCAGAACACGAGCTCCGGGCGGACGACTGGGCGTTGTTCCGCGACTGGTGTGCGGGCGGTGACGACGTGGACCGGTACGTCGACCGGCTCTCGGAGCCGGGGGCACTGACGGCCGCACTCGGCTGGTACCGGGCGAACGCGAAGCCCGTGCCGCCGGCAGACGCGCCGCCGGCCCCACCGGACGTGACCTGCCCGGTGATGGGCGTGTTGGCGGAAGACGACGCGTACCTCCTCGAACCGCAGCTCCGCAACTCGACGGAGACGATCGATCTCACGGAGGGGTCGTGGCGCTACGAGACGGTCGCCGACGCGAGCCACTGGCTCACCGTCGACGAGCCACGGGCGACGACACGGCTGTTGGTCGACTTCTTGACCGACCGGCACGACGGCGACTCACCCGGGAGAGCGTCGCCGACTTGGTGA
- a CDS encoding signal recognition particle protein Srp54: MVLDNLGSSLRDSLDDLRGQSRIDEADVENVVREIQRSLLSADVETGLVMQLSDDIEQRALDEEPPGGTTARDHVLRIVYEELVDLVGDSTELPLEEQTIMLAGLQGSGKTTTSAKMAWWFSKKGLRPAVIQTDTFRPGAFDQAREMAERAEVEFYGDPDCDDPVQIAREGLEETADADVHIVDTAGRHALEDDLIAEIEEIDDVVEPDRSLLVLDAAIGQGAKDQAREFERAIGIDGVAITKLDGTAKGGGALTAVNETDSSIAFLGSGETVQDIERFEASGFISRLLGMGDLQQLAERVERAMEETQEEEDDWDPEDMMEGEFTLVDMRNQMKAMDRMGPLDQVMDMIPGLGGGMMDQLPDDAMDVTQDRMREFEVVMDSMTDEEMLDPNVIGQRRKERIAHGSGVEVERIEELLEQFRMMKRTMEQFQGMGDGDMQRMMQKMQQGGGGGGGGGMGGMGPFGD; the protein is encoded by the coding sequence ATGGTACTCGACAATCTCGGCAGTTCCCTCCGGGACAGCCTCGACGACCTCCGGGGCCAGTCCCGAATCGACGAGGCGGACGTGGAGAACGTCGTCCGGGAGATCCAACGGTCGCTGCTGTCGGCGGACGTGGAGACCGGACTCGTCATGCAGCTGTCGGACGACATCGAACAGCGCGCGTTAGACGAGGAGCCGCCCGGCGGCACGACCGCCCGCGATCACGTCCTCCGGATCGTCTACGAGGAGTTGGTCGACCTGGTCGGCGACTCGACCGAGCTCCCGCTGGAAGAACAGACGATCATGCTCGCCGGGCTCCAGGGCTCCGGGAAGACGACCACCTCGGCGAAGATGGCGTGGTGGTTCTCGAAGAAGGGGCTCCGGCCCGCCGTGATCCAGACGGACACGTTCCGACCGGGCGCGTTCGACCAAGCCCGCGAGATGGCCGAGCGCGCGGAAGTGGAGTTCTACGGCGATCCGGACTGTGACGATCCGGTCCAGATCGCCCGCGAGGGACTGGAGGAGACGGCCGACGCCGACGTCCACATCGTGGACACGGCCGGGCGGCACGCGCTCGAAGACGACCTGATCGCCGAGATCGAGGAGATCGACGACGTCGTCGAGCCGGACCGCTCGTTGCTCGTGTTGGACGCCGCCATCGGTCAGGGGGCGAAGGATCAGGCCCGCGAGTTCGAGCGCGCCATCGGTATCGACGGCGTCGCCATCACGAAGCTGGACGGCACCGCGAAGGGTGGCGGGGCGCTGACGGCCGTCAACGAGACGGACTCGTCGATCGCGTTCCTGGGCTCGGGCGAGACCGTCCAGGACATCGAGCGGTTCGAAGCCAGTGGCTTCATCTCCCGGCTGCTCGGGATGGGTGACCTCCAACAGCTCGCCGAGCGGGTGGAACGCGCGATGGAGGAGACCCAAGAGGAGGAAGACGACTGGGACCCCGAGGACATGATGGAAGGGGAGTTCACCCTCGTCGACATGCGCAACCAGATGAAGGCGATGGACCGGATGGGCCCGCTCGACCAGGTGATGGACATGATCCCCGGTCTCGGCGGCGGGATGATGGATCAACTCCCGGACGACGCGATGGACGTGACTCAGGATCGGATGCGGGAGTTCGAGGTCGTGATGGACTCCATGACCGACGAGGAGATGCTCGACCCGAACGTCATCGGTCAGCGACGGAAGGAACGCATCGCCCACGGCTCCGGCGTCGAGGTCGAACGCATCGAGGAGCTACTCGAACAGTTCCGGATGATGAAGCGCACGATGGAGCAGTTCCAGGGGATGGGCGACGGCGACATGCAACGGATGATGCAGAAGATGCAGCAGGGCGGCGGCGGCGGTGGCGGCGGGGGCATGGGCGGAATGGGGCCGTTCGGGGACTAG
- a CDS encoding mandelate racemase/muconate lactonizing enzyme family protein: MSRDYESLHDPNAEYTMRELSAETMGATAKRGGGRDVEITDVQCTMVDGNFPWTLVRIYTDAGIVGTGEAYWGAGVPELIERMTPFLRGENPLDVDRLYEHLIQKMSGEGTVEGVSVTAVAGVEIALHDLAGKILEVPAYQLLGGKYRDEVRVYNDCHTESEADPEACADEAERVVEELGYDALKFDLDVPSGHEKDRANRHLRPGEIRHKAEIVEKVTERVKDRADVAFDCHWSFSGGSAKRLADALEEYDVWWLEDPVPPENLEVQEEVTKSTTTPIAVGENRYRVTEERRLIENQAVDIVAPDLPKVGGMRETRKIADVANQYYVPVAMHNVSSPVATMASAQVGAAIPNSLAVEFHSYELDWWGDLVEEDVIVEGSVEIPEEPGLGVTLDMDVVEEYMVEGETLFDPA; the protein is encoded by the coding sequence ATGTCGAGAGACTACGAGTCGCTCCACGACCCGAACGCGGAGTACACGATGCGAGAGCTGTCCGCGGAGACGATGGGAGCGACTGCGAAGCGCGGCGGCGGCCGTGACGTGGAGATCACGGACGTGCAGTGTACGATGGTCGACGGCAACTTCCCGTGGACCCTCGTCCGGATCTACACGGACGCCGGAATCGTCGGGACCGGCGAGGCGTACTGGGGTGCCGGCGTCCCGGAGCTGATCGAACGGATGACACCGTTCCTCCGCGGGGAGAACCCACTGGACGTCGACCGACTGTACGAGCACCTGATCCAGAAGATGTCCGGGGAGGGCACAGTCGAGGGTGTGAGTGTCACTGCCGTCGCCGGCGTCGAGATCGCGCTCCACGACCTCGCGGGGAAGATCCTGGAGGTGCCCGCCTACCAACTGCTGGGTGGGAAGTACCGCGACGAGGTCCGGGTGTACAACGACTGTCACACGGAGTCGGAGGCGGACCCAGAGGCGTGTGCCGACGAGGCCGAGCGGGTCGTCGAGGAACTGGGGTACGACGCCCTGAAGTTCGACCTGGACGTGCCCTCGGGCCACGAGAAGGACCGCGCGAACCGACACCTGCGGCCCGGCGAGATCCGTCACAAGGCGGAGATCGTCGAGAAGGTGACCGAGCGCGTGAAGGACCGCGCGGACGTGGCGTTCGACTGCCACTGGTCGTTCTCCGGCGGGAGCGCGAAACGACTCGCCGACGCCCTAGAGGAGTACGATGTCTGGTGGCTGGAAGACCCCGTCCCGCCGGAGAACCTGGAGGTGCAGGAGGAGGTGACGAAGTCCACGACGACACCCATCGCCGTCGGGGAGAACCGTTACCGCGTCACCGAGGAACGCCGGCTGATCGAGAACCAGGCGGTGGACATCGTCGCGCCGGACCTGCCGAAGGTCGGCGGGATGCGCGAGACCCGGAAGATCGCCGACGTGGCGAATCAGTACTACGTTCCGGTGGCGATGCACAACGTCTCCTCGCCGGTGGCGACGATGGCGTCCGCCCAGGTCGGGGCCGCGATCCCCAACTCCCTGGCCGTGGAGTTCCACTCGTACGAACTCGACTGGTGGGGCGACCTCGTGGAGGAGGACGTGATCGTCGAGGGCTCCGTTGAGATCCCAGAGGAACCCGGGCTCGGCGTGACGCTGGACATGGACGTCGTGGAGGAGTACATGGTGGAGGGAGAGACGTTGTTCGATCCCGCGTAG
- a CDS encoding HAD family hydrolase — MDDYDRLYELYDRFDTERLRDYRVFVDLFPPLSSTVALDRWEEASEALADRRAEIERGIEDGERLAPIAARADREAAFTALDLRGKYGRAVNALVLDVDETLRSAGDTDNEIPRETLHLLREFVERGVPLVICTGQTLENVKGFLVQGLGNELVHSGDVSVVYEAGAGVFTPGHGTETKRLLYDDLSPDTRGVVDDVRSRVLREAPERVRRGCHLQGNEFNVTLKPNAETGSDTAAARIDEALVHLLDLVGESVADRVDLPDDTTAGDDTAGVAAGPATARAFFADADPEIADALDRESAARAETVPPAAADLLAELEVALYHADAAELAVSDLDKAAGVEAALSVLGVSDPFVVVMGDSKSDRRAMEWATDNDAGLAAAPTHASSGVLDHVRETDELLFPPGEAAELLGTVWALNCLVDESFAVDD, encoded by the coding sequence ATGGACGACTACGACCGGCTGTACGAGCTGTACGACCGGTTCGACACGGAGCGACTCCGGGACTACCGGGTGTTCGTCGACCTGTTTCCTCCGTTGTCGAGCACGGTCGCGCTCGACCGTTGGGAGGAGGCCAGCGAGGCGTTGGCCGACCGACGCGCGGAGATCGAACGCGGGATCGAGGACGGCGAGCGGCTGGCGCCCATCGCCGCTCGGGCCGACCGCGAGGCGGCGTTCACCGCGCTCGACCTCCGGGGGAAGTACGGCCGTGCGGTGAACGCGCTGGTGTTGGACGTCGACGAGACGCTCCGATCCGCGGGCGACACGGACAACGAGATCCCCCGCGAGACGCTCCACCTCCTGCGTGAGTTCGTCGAGCGTGGTGTGCCGCTCGTGATCTGTACCGGCCAGACCCTGGAGAACGTCAAGGGGTTCCTCGTCCAAGGGCTGGGCAACGAACTCGTCCACTCCGGCGACGTGTCTGTCGTGTACGAGGCCGGCGCGGGGGTGTTCACCCCCGGCCACGGCACGGAGACGAAGCGACTCCTGTACGACGACCTCTCGCCGGACACCCGTGGTGTCGTCGACGACGTGCGCTCGCGGGTGTTGCGCGAGGCTCCCGAGCGGGTGCGGCGGGGCTGTCACCTCCAGGGCAACGAGTTCAACGTGACGCTGAAGCCGAACGCCGAGACCGGCAGCGACACCGCCGCGGCACGGATCGACGAGGCGCTCGTCCACCTCCTCGATCTGGTCGGCGAGTCCGTCGCCGACCGGGTGGATCTCCCGGACGACACCACCGCAGGCGACGACACGGCGGGGGTCGCCGCCGGCCCGGCGACCGCGCGGGCGTTCTTCGCGGACGCGGACCCGGAGATCGCCGACGCGTTGGACCGCGAGTCGGCCGCCCGCGCGGAGACGGTGCCGCCGGCGGCCGCGGACCTGTTGGCCGAACTGGAGGTGGCGCTGTACCACGCCGACGCGGCGGAGTTGGCCGTCAGCGACCTAGACAAGGCCGCCGGCGTGGAGGCGGCGTTGTCCGTGCTGGGCGTGTCCGACCCGTTCGTCGTCGTGATGGGCGACAGCAAGTCCGACCGCCGGGCGATGGAGTGGGCGACGGACAACGACGCCGGGCTGGCGGCCGCCCCGACACACGCCTCCTCGGGCGTGTTGGACCACGTCCGCGAGACGGACGAACTCCTGTTCCCGCCGGGGGAGGCGGCAGAGCTGCTCGGGACGGTGTGGGCGCTGAACTGCCTCGTCGACGAGTCGTTCGCGGTCGACGACTGA
- a CDS encoding helix-turn-helix domain-containing protein — translation MIDTTLDMEQYDCPFIDTTADHDVSFAAVQWEFDTATESLETRMVVEGGDRHALADGLVALRDHDQMAEYELLRKTGGVAQIRTVIDETAAMSTVRDNGGYITGPFYIADGSELWHVGFDDREAEDATLARLDRRNEFDVVDREEPELPELQEFVQNAGAAMTLVEGCRDLSPVERQTLETAASEGYFESPRSATLGSLADEFDVSKPAVSKNLRRGQRKMLQRVVDALEELDEPQEPTP, via the coding sequence ATGATCGACACTACACTGGACATGGAGCAGTACGACTGCCCGTTCATCGACACGACGGCGGATCACGACGTGTCGTTCGCCGCCGTCCAGTGGGAGTTCGACACGGCGACGGAGTCGCTGGAGACCCGGATGGTCGTGGAGGGGGGAGACCGGCACGCGCTCGCGGACGGTCTCGTGGCCCTGCGGGACCACGACCAGATGGCGGAGTACGAGCTCCTGCGGAAGACGGGAGGGGTGGCACAGATCCGGACGGTGATCGACGAGACGGCGGCGATGTCCACCGTCCGCGACAACGGGGGGTACATCACGGGACCGTTCTACATCGCCGACGGCAGCGAGCTGTGGCACGTCGGCTTCGACGACCGGGAGGCGGAAGACGCGACGCTGGCGCGGCTCGACCGTCGCAACGAGTTCGACGTCGTCGACCGCGAGGAGCCGGAGCTGCCGGAGCTCCAGGAGTTCGTCCAGAACGCCGGCGCCGCGATGACGCTCGTCGAGGGCTGTCGTGACCTCTCGCCGGTGGAGCGGCAGACGCTGGAGACGGCCGCCTCGGAGGGGTACTTCGAGAGCCCTCGGTCGGCGACTCTGGGGTCGCTGGCCGACGAGTTCGACGTGTCGAAGCCCGCCGTCTCGAAGAACCTCCGGCGAGGCCAACGGAAGATGCTCCAACGGGTCGTCGACGCCTTGGAGGAGCTGGACGAACCCCAGGAGCCGACGCCGTGA
- a CDS encoding tubulin/FtsZ family protein: MKTVLIGVGQAGGKVTAALREFDRDMGFDAIRGALAVNTAKADLKPLSTDTVLIGQDRVNGHGVGGDNELGAEVMEADAGEVMSALDGRITAEAEAIFVVAGLGGGTGSGGAPVLARELNRVYEIPVYALGILPGADEGAMYQVNAGRSLKTLAREADAVLLIDNDAWRSSGESMEEGFQAINEAIAQRVGLLMASGEAVEGVGESVVDTSEIINTLRAGGIASLGYGSAQAADDTDDNVNVVTSVTRNALLTGASLPDATAAETGLVVLAGRAENISRKGVERARSWIEDETGSMRVRGGDFPLDSDRIAALVLLGGVERSSRVEAFMDRAKEAKEQEEREDPAEMFQAEELDDLI; this comes from the coding sequence ATGAAGACGGTCCTCATTGGGGTCGGACAGGCTGGCGGGAAAGTCACCGCCGCCCTCCGAGAGTTCGACCGCGACATGGGGTTCGACGCTATCCGCGGTGCTCTCGCCGTGAACACTGCGAAGGCGGACCTCAAGCCCCTCTCCACGGACACTGTTCTAATCGGACAGGACAGAGTGAACGGTCACGGGGTCGGCGGTGACAACGAACTCGGCGCAGAAGTGATGGAGGCGGACGCCGGCGAGGTGATGTCGGCGCTGGACGGTCGTATCACTGCCGAGGCGGAAGCGATCTTCGTCGTCGCCGGACTCGGTGGCGGCACCGGCTCCGGCGGCGCACCGGTGCTGGCGAGAGAGCTCAACCGGGTGTACGAGATCCCCGTGTACGCGCTGGGAATCCTACCCGGCGCCGACGAGGGAGCGATGTACCAGGTCAACGCCGGTCGGTCACTGAAGACCCTGGCGCGGGAGGCGGACGCGGTGTTGTTGATCGACAACGACGCCTGGCGCAGCTCCGGCGAGAGCATGGAAGAGGGGTTCCAGGCGATCAACGAGGCAATCGCCCAGCGCGTCGGGTTGTTGATGGCCTCCGGCGAGGCGGTGGAGGGGGTCGGCGAGTCCGTCGTCGACACCAGCGAGATCATCAACACACTCCGGGCCGGCGGGATCGCCTCGCTGGGGTACGGCAGCGCCCAGGCGGCCGACGACACCGACGACAACGTCAACGTCGTGACGAGCGTCACCCGCAACGCTCTGTTGACGGGCGCGAGTCTGCCGGACGCCACCGCCGCCGAGACCGGACTCGTCGTGCTCGCGGGTCGCGCGGAGAACATCTCCCGCAAGGGGGTCGAGCGCGCCCGCTCGTGGATCGAAGACGAGACCGGCAGCATGCGGGTGCGCGGCGGCGACTTCCCGTTGGACTCCGACCGGATCGCCGCGCTCGTCCTCCTGGGCGGTGTCGAGCGGTCCAGCCGCGTCGAGGCGTTCATGGACCGGGCGAAGGAGGCCAAAGAACAGGAGGAGCGCGAGGACCCCGCCGAGATGTTCCAGGCGGAGGAGCTGGACGACCTGATCTGA
- a CDS encoding ATPase, T2SS/T4P/T4SS family, which produces MLERLGRLRSDGSDGACECRVEFDRAAGVDHPRLTVAADSCPGEGALAAAPACRGRVVDALTDRDAATVVVTHAGLVRTYAGRGAATLRAAGRFRARVRGHDERLADRARTDPLGAARAATGRAGGVGRIAAATGLSACAAGLDGGGATGYRDLFEPGVAPVGAVGRTRPAAPDDEPTAEWELETGSVARRYARADGWDRLHLRPASAALDATARRTLAAARDRLAAGVGERAPERAVAAAVASVADDDSPTDRLTAVLERHTRGLGLLTDLLAVPGVTDLWLTAPVRETPVRVATDGWRAETNVRLSAADARTLASRVRADSGGGLSRADPTADAAVDGVRVAAVGEPVSDGPAFALRRDGDADPWTLPRLVATGTLPARAAALLSLAVARGAAGLVAGPRGAGKTTVLGALLWALPQTVRTVIVEDTPELPVAELRERDRDVQRLAVDTGSNATFTPTDAVRTALRLGDGALVVGEVRGEEAQALYEAMRVGAAADAVLGTIHGTDAAAVRERVVSDLGVPRSAFAATEFVLSLSPDHRLSAIEEVRQTDDGVTFQPVFDTEGATGLLRRGDSELLAGLTATEESYADGLTALSARAERIERLAATGRTDPSVSLEP; this is translated from the coding sequence GTGCTGGAACGACTCGGACGACTCCGGTCGGACGGATCCGACGGAGCCTGCGAGTGTCGCGTCGAGTTCGACCGAGCGGCGGGCGTGGACCACCCCCGGCTGACCGTCGCCGCCGACAGCTGCCCCGGCGAGGGCGCACTCGCCGCCGCACCGGCCTGTCGGGGTCGGGTGGTCGACGCCCTCACCGACCGCGACGCCGCGACGGTCGTCGTCACCCACGCCGGGCTCGTCCGGACGTACGCCGGCCGCGGAGCGGCGACACTGCGGGCCGCCGGTCGGTTTCGCGCCCGAGTCCGGGGTCACGACGAGCGGCTGGCCGACCGGGCCCGGACGGACCCGTTGGGCGCCGCCCGCGCCGCGACGGGGCGTGCCGGCGGGGTCGGTCGGATCGCCGCCGCGACCGGGCTGTCGGCGTGTGCCGCCGGCCTCGACGGAGGCGGGGCCACCGGCTATCGTGACCTGTTCGAGCCCGGAGTCGCCCCGGTGGGTGCCGTCGGCCGTACGCGTCCGGCGGCGCCGGACGACGAGCCGACCGCCGAGTGGGAGCTGGAGACGGGCAGCGTCGCCCGTCGGTACGCCCGCGCGGACGGCTGGGACCGCCTCCACCTCCGGCCGGCGTCGGCGGCGCTCGACGCCACGGCACGCCGAACGCTCGCAGCCGCCCGCGACCGGCTGGCGGCGGGTGTCGGCGAGCGGGCGCCGGAGCGAGCCGTCGCGGCCGCGGTGGCGAGCGTGGCCGACGACGACAGCCCGACCGACCGGCTGACGGCCGTCCTCGAGCGTCACACCCGCGGATTGGGGCTGTTGACCGATCTCCTCGCAGTCCCCGGGGTGACGGACCTGTGGCTGACCGCGCCGGTCCGGGAGACGCCCGTCCGGGTCGCAACGGACGGCTGGCGAGCGGAGACGAACGTCCGGCTGTCGGCGGCCGACGCTCGGACGCTCGCCTCGCGGGTGCGGGCAGACAGCGGCGGCGGGCTCTCGCGGGCCGACCCGACCGCGGACGCCGCCGTCGACGGCGTCCGGGTGGCGGCCGTCGGAGAGCCGGTCAGCGACGGCCCGGCGTTCGCGCTCCGACGCGACGGCGACGCGGACCCGTGGACGCTCCCACGACTCGTCGCCACGGGGACGCTCCCGGCACGAGCGGCGGCACTGTTGTCGCTGGCCGTCGCCCGCGGGGCCGCCGGGCTCGTCGCGGGGCCACGCGGGGCCGGGAAGACGACCGTCCTCGGTGCGTTGCTGTGGGCGCTCCCCCAGACCGTCCGGACGGTGATCGTGGAGGACACGCCGGAGCTGCCGGTCGCCGAGCTCCGCGAGCGCGACCGGGACGTGCAGCGACTCGCGGTCGACACCGGCTCGAACGCGACGTTCACCCCGACGGACGCGGTCCGGACGGCGCTGCGGCTCGGCGACGGAGCACTCGTCGTCGGTGAGGTGCGTGGCGAGGAGGCGCAGGCCCTGTACGAGGCGATGCGGGTCGGCGCCGCCGCAGACGCCGTCCTCGGGACGATCCACGGCACGGACGCCGCCGCGGTCCGCGAACGGGTCGTCTCCGACCTGGGCGTCCCCCGGTCGGCGTTCGCCGCCACGGAGTTCGTCCTCTCGCTGTCGCCGGACCACCGGCTGTCGGCGATAGAGGAGGTGCGACAGACTGACGACGGCGTCACGTTCCAACCCGTGTTCGACACGGAGGGGGCGACGGGGCTGCTCCGGCGAGGCGACAGCGAACTGCTCGCCGGGCTCACCGCGACGGAGGAGTCGTACGCCGACGGCCTGACGGCGCTGTCCGCCCGCGCCGAGCGGATCGAGCGGCTGGCGGCGACCGGACGGACGGACCCGTCCGTCTCGTTGGAGCCGTGA